TGGTTTATGCCCAAAACAACAGTGGCGTGTTTTTAATCCAATTTTGAAATTTAAAATATTAATTAAATTAATCATTTGTGTATCAAGTTCATCATATGGGATACCATTTCGGATGAATTTTTCTCTTTGGTTTGTTTTCACATTAACCTCCAATAACAGTTATCCCTCCTGGCCACTCCACGCTTCGAATTTCTCTATTGCAGCCTTTTGTTTATTTTCATGTTTAATTTGCTCCTTTATAGAGTTTTCATAGATAATGACTTCATTGATTGCCATCTGTATGTAATCGTAATCCCACTTTACTTCGAAATAACTCGGAGCGAAGTCTCCTTCTCTTGTAAGACACTTGAATTTTTCTTTCCTGAAAAAACCGCGTACCTTTTTATATAAAGATACTTTGACAAAACCTTTTGAGTGTCTATCGTTATAAACGCTGACGGCATACTCATTCCCTTCAACTGATGTCACGGGATATTTGTGCAAATGAAATTCCTTCATTCAGCGTCCTCCTCATAAAGTCGTTTGAATCTCTGCACTGCTTTTCCTTCCGAATATAAAAATTCAGGTTTATATGAGATTAAAACCGGTCGTTTGTCTATTGTCAGAATAGTGTTGTCGTCCTTATCTATGGCTAATTCCACCCGTTCAATTGCTTCTTCCAGTGATACGTTAAAGTGTTCAAATGCCTTTTTAATCTCTGCATCGAAAACCTGTTTCTGTTCATCAAATGCTCTCCAAATAGCATTATCCCAATTTTCAATGGGTGAAGAGTTAACCGGAAATTCCTTTCCCTCTGGCGTAATCATTCGGAACTTCAATTCGTTCTTTTCTTCAGGATTCACTCCGCGCCCTCCAATAACTCAGGATTTTCAAACACGTTCCCGCCGATGTTACACTCTCCCCAATGTACACAATCATCAATATAATAGTCGGGATCATTGGGATATCTAAGACCCGAGTTCCCGTTTACACGTGCAACAATCATCGGCTCGTTGTCTGTCATATCGATATCCTTGTCATAGATCATTTTTTCATTCTTATCCTTCAACCCTATGCCCCACATGAGAGCCGAGTTTTTTTGTTTGCTAGACGCAATACGGATAAAAGCCCCGAAATTGCGGTACAACCCCCAATCTTCTCCTGAGATAATAAGGCTCAGCCCCTCATCATCCCCATAATACATCTGCTCACCGTCCCAAACTCTGTATGCTGTGTTCATCAATACTCCTCCTCATCCGTATTTATGATTGCTCCAATTAGCTTAGTTAAATGAATCACTTGATCTTTATTTACAGCTGTGATTGCACCATACGGATGCTCTATGAAACATACTTCATTATTTTCATCGGTATATAAAGTACAATTACATGTAGTACACACATAATTTTCGTTAATCGTTTGGCTTTCTAAATTAATTAAAGACCCTTCATCATGATCCAGCACTTCAATTTTCTTACCTTCTTCATAATCACTGATTTCAAGTTTTAACTCACCGAAAAACACTAATGGTTTAAGATAGAGCTTCAATTCATCTAATGATAATTCCAAGTGATATTCCCCTCCAATTTAACCCTGAATAAAACTTACATTTTATTCACTAATTTTAATTTTGTTAGATTGAAAATTCACCATTCAATATGTACCTACTTCTTTACTCTCACTCTCTTCTTCTCTTAACATATCTTCAGCTATATACATCCCTTCGTAAGCATAATCAATTATTGAATGAAATTCTCCGATTACCCTTCGTAAATTTTCTTCTTCTTTGTATGCTTTTAATTGCAAAAGTGTTTTCATTAATTTTTCGAGCTTTTCCTCAAGCAACATAGCCCTCTTTACCAACTCCTATATACATATTATTTGTATTTGTATTTGTATAAACTATAACCCATCAATTAATATCTGTCAATTAGATCCGGCCAATTTATGTGACCGAATCTAATTTTAGTCTGAGAACATAAAGATCAATTCATTGATGTCATCCCTAAGCTTAACGAGGCTTTGAGGTGTAACTGAAATTGTAATATCTAATTTCTCTCCCTTGAAACCAAGTAGGAATTGATAATGTTCTGAAGTCAGCAATTTTTTTGTAAGTCTTAGACTAACCTCTTTGTAATTATCTTGATCAACAAATATATTCAAAACAATACCTTCATTCTCCTCTTGCTGCTGATTATTACATTATGTTTAACGGAGTCTTTCTTTTTTTTATTTTTACTCAGGCAATTCTTCTGTATTTGTTATTTCATATTCCATATCATTTAATTTAAAACTTTCAACTGATCCATCAGCTTTTAAAAACGAAACTTCTTTAGATAAGAGTAAATTTTCACAAATCCTGGTGACCAATGTTCCCGAGACTTCTGGACTATCTGCTTTGTTTTTAAGTACAATCTCCAGATTAAGTGCAATATTGTTTAAATAACCTGCCATCCTCATTCTCCTATGTTCAATTTTCTGTGATAAACCCTTATGGCGTTAAGGGAACGCGCGTTCTGTTTTGTATAATCATTATACATAGAAAGTAGGTGTTATGCTAGTGGTTATTTATCAGCTTCATATGATATGATATGTATTATGTCTTTCCATAACAGAACGCAGGAGGATGTCCGATTATGATTAAAGTTGAGATCGGGCAATGCTTGATACCTGAACTATGTAGAAAGAAAGACATTACAATCAATGAACTTTCAGAAATAACTGGGATTAAGAAACAGCAGCTGAGCGACTATAATCGATTAGTTAAAGTAGATATGTCTATTCGAACTGCAAAAAGAATTGCTGCTGCATTAGATTGTAATGTCGAAGACCTCTATGAATTCAAGGTTGAAAGGCATTGAAACGACTAAGACTTTGGTCTTGGTCTCCTCCTAAGTAAACCATATGGTTTACATGACCATCTTACTACATTTAAACATGCATTTAAAGTGATTATTTTGTCTATTTTTGTCGAAATGAGAATTTTTTCACAATTCTTCGAGATAAAAGAAAAATCCATTTAACGAATATAGTCAAATGGATTTCATATTTAAATTGTGGTCTCTTTTAGACCTAGTTCTTCTGCGTAATATTTATTAACTTCTTCCTCATTAATATAATCTTGCATTGAATAAACTGCTCGATATTTGGATTTTACTCTTAAATTAAAGTCATCAATAATCTGATACCTTACAGAGTTATCAATAACCCCTTTCTCTTTATAAAGTTGATATGCTCTATACAAATGACCAGATCTAACAATAGTGTTTGGTGTTAAAAAGTTAATTTTAAAGAACTCAGATA
The Bacillus vallismortis genome window above contains:
- a CDS encoding YopX family protein: MNTAYRVWDGEQMYYGDDEGLSLIISGEDWGLYRNFGAFIRIASSKQKNSALMWGIGLKDKNEKMIYDKDIDMTDNEPMIVARVNGNSGLRYPNDPDYYIDDCVHWGECNIGGNVFENPELLEGAE
- a CDS encoding YopT family protein, whose product is MAGYLNNIALNLEIVLKNKADSPEVSGTLVTRICENLLLSKEVSFLKADGSVESFKLNDMEYEITNTEELPE
- a CDS encoding helix-turn-helix domain-containing protein, whose product is MIKVEIGQCLIPELCRKKDITINELSEITGIKKQQLSDYNRLVKVDMSIRTAKRIAAALDCNVEDLYEFKVERH